One stretch of Bombina bombina isolate aBomBom1 chromosome 7, aBomBom1.pri, whole genome shotgun sequence DNA includes these proteins:
- the LOC128636635 gene encoding olfactory receptor 6B1-like, producing the protein MLGNNQTTVTKFLLLGFARYRAYKFWIFFLTLSVYIATVVGNLLIITLVLLSPYLKSPMYFFLSNLYVSDTIVTTNIIPNMLRVTWLDGGTISFVPCLFQLHIHGSSSCAGCFLLTAMSYDRYLAICNPLRYTSIMEFKLCLQLGLFSWFFGFLVPVMSTIMISCLEFCGTNTINHFFCDLVPLLEISCSDISFVKLEIFLASVFVLILPPILIILSYVYILITVLKIPSTSGRQKVFSTCSSHLTVVCVYYGTVLAIYTIPSSKNSIDTDKFLSLLYTVVTPLLNPIIYGLRSQEIRNALSKLI; encoded by the coding sequence atGCTTGGGAACAACCAAACAACAGTAACCAAATTCCTACTTTTGGGATTTGCAAGATATCGCGCCTACAAGTTTTGGATTTTCTTCCTCACCCTTTCAGTTTACATTGCAACAGTGGTGGGTAATCTTCTGATCATTACATTAGTTTTACTAAGTCCTTATCTCAAATCTCCCATGTACTTCTTCCTAAGCAACCTCTACGTATCTGACACTATAGTGACAACCAATATCATACCCAACATGCTCCGTGTTACATGGCTAGATGGTGGGACAATATCTTTTGTTCCTTGCCTTTTTCAGTTGCATATTCATGGTTCCTCGAGTTGTGCTGGCTGTTTTCTTCTCACGGCTATGTCTTATGACCGTTATCTCGCTATTTGTAACCCGTTACGTTATACCTCAATAATGGAATTTAAACTCTGTCTACAACTTGGATTATTTTCTTGGTTCTTTGGTTTTCTGGTACCAGTCATGTCAACTATAATGATAAGTTGCTTGGAGTTCTGTGGTACTAATACCATTAATCATTTCTTCTGTGATTTGGTACCTCTATTAGAGATTTCTTGTTCAGATATATCATTTGTGAAACTGGAAATTTTCCTGGCCAGTGTCTTTGTGTTAATTCTTCCGCCCATCCTCATCATTCTGTCTTACGTTTACATTCTCATCACTGTCCTTAAAATTCCTTCCACCAGTGGCAGACAAAAAGTTTTTTCCACCTGTAGTTCCCACTTGACAGTTGTATGTGTATACTATGGGACAGTATTAGCCATATACACAATACCATCCAGTAAAAACTCTATAGATACCGATAAATTCCTTTCCCTTCTCTATACTGTGGTCACGCCTCTGTTAAACCCTATAATATATGGCTTGAGGAGTCAAGAGATTAGAAATGCACTGAGTAAACTTATTTGA